The Amblyomma americanum isolate KBUSLIRL-KWMA chromosome 3, ASM5285725v1, whole genome shotgun sequence genome window below encodes:
- the LOC144125000 gene encoding transcription factor Adf-1-like, which yields MAPDSVEAFISSVKKYPILYDCKRLGYRDVDRKREVWNMVKQETGMDTVDDCQRLWKSLRDRYIRELRSLEHPSQLPWEARKSKWTYFHSLDFYKDCGRAARAKQPLGIADTGTLDHYSNGSEPATMDDSYTSEGIGPPPAHSHCAKLALGSPQTAPEDYAPLRLHQSPEPPEKKPMLNNESMDSFESEVLNILNRPLDEDEYFALSIVPSLRRLPPKKKALAKVKILQDLALIEFGE from the exons ATGGCTCCGGACTCGGTCGAGGCGTTCATATCCAGCGTCAAGAAATATCCGATACTGTACGACTGCAAGCGTCTTGGCTACAGGGATGTGGACAGAAAGCGGGAGGTTTGGAATATGGTCAAGCAAGAAACAGGAATGGACACCG TTGACGACTGCCAGCGGCTGTGGAAATCCCTCCGTGACCGGTACATTCGAGAGCTAAGGTCTTTGGAGCACCCCAGCCAACTGCCCTGGGAGGCTCGCAAAAGCAAGTGGACGTACTTCCATTCTCTGGACTTCTACAAGGACTGCGGCAGAGCTGCCAG AGCCAAACAGCCACTAGGCATTGCAGACACTGGCACATTAGACCATTACTCAAATGGAAGCGAGCCGGCTACTATGGACGACAGCTACACCAGTGAAGGCATAGGCCCACCACCAGCCCACTCTCACTGCGCCAAACTGGCGCTGGGTTCCCCACAGACTGCTCCCGAGGACTATGCCCCGCTCAGACTCCACCAGAGCCCTGAACCACCGGAGAAAAAGCCCATGCTTAATAACGAGTCAATGGACTCGTTTGAGTCAGAAGTGCTCAACATCTTGAATCGCCCACTGGATGAAGATGAATACTTTGCGCTTTCCATCGTGCCTTCTTTGCGGCGCCTTCCTCCGAAGAAGAAAGCGCTCGCTAAAGTCAAGATACTCCAAGACTTGGCACTGATCGAGTTTGGCGAATGA
- the LOC144124998 gene encoding glycosylated lysosomal membrane protein B-like: protein MFEKLVFIAVLTAAYAADKRKLTAHLNPFCGDKQECGLCYVTAEGSNDTLHYFWSVLGAPAALSIQTPLDSQLTSISWDALRKHNLREPIFKFSGPVLSSSAVVISKLWEYNDPDNKAKMNATMKNGTHNIDERHLLWRSIEGCVGNGSSMVTATFVANGTNSTDDEGFFSRNGTIEFTLKIQDSDGHDTQLPHLFYTSSSSQIQLSLLSLSPQLGKTSQFAFELTVLDDSSRNGSYRISNETTFDDEYTPGVFTNVAVFNAQENSMSTFYLHWKPVCYRDPGRTVTLSVDAAIYNSTPAASWWTFNVATAWLAHRAPKVASSAISVAFGSEGDGWYQENGFATWAMSAGFGELPQEHVSATVLSVTSVGLGIPAIVALGTVIYVSLHKPEPKL, encoded by the exons ATGTTCGAAAAGTTAGTTTTCATTGCCGTGCTTACGGCCGCTTACGCCGCAGATAAAAGAAAG CTCACAGCACATCTCAACCCATTCTGTGGTGACAAGCAGGAATGCGGCCTATGCTATGTGACAGCTGAAGGCTCAAATGACACACTGCATTATTTTTGGTCAGTGCTAGGAGCACCTGCTGCATTGAGTATCCAAACCCCTCTGGACAGCCAGCTTACCAGCATCTCATGGGATGCACTGCGTAAGCACAACCTGCGTGAACCCATATTCAAGTTTAGTGGGCCTGTGCTGTCGTCATCAGCTGTTGTCATCTCAAAG CTCTGGGAGTACAATGACCCGGACAACAAGGCTAAGATGAATGCCACAATGAAAAATGGCACTCACAACATTGACGAGAGGCATCTCCTGTGGAGGAGCATTGAGGGCTGCGTTGGCAATGGCAGCAGCATGGTTACTGCGACGTTTGTTGCTAATGGAACGAACTCTACCGATGATGAGGGATTTTTCTCACGCAACGGCACCATTGAGTTTACA CTTAAAATCCAAGACAGTGATGGCCATGACACCCAGCTTCCGCACCTCTTctacaccagcagcagcagccaaataCAACTGTCCCTCCTTAGCCTCTCGCCTCAACTTGGCAAGACATCGCAGTTCGCATTTGAGCTGACCGTACTTGATGACTCTTCTCGCAATGGAAGCTACCGCATTAGCAACGAGACAACTTTCGACGATGAGTACACACCGGGTGTTTTTACA AATGTGGCCGTGTTCAATGCACAAGAGAATTCCATGTCAACATTCTACCTCCACTGGAAGCCAGTCTGCTATCGTGACCCTGGGAGAACAGTGACATTGTCAGTGGATGCTGCTATCTACAACTCCACTCCTGCTGCTAGTTGGTGGACCTTCAATGTGGCAACGGCGTGGCTTGCACACAGAGCCCCAAAAGTGGCCTCGTCAGCTATCTCTGTGGCTTTTGGCTCTGAAGGCGACGGATGGTACCAGGAAAATGGCTTTGCCACTTG GGCGATGTCAGCTGGCTTTGGAGAGCTGCCCCAGGAGCACGTTTCTGCAACAGTGCTGTCAGTTACGTCTGTTGGCCTTGGCATCCCAGCTATTGTTGCTCTTGGCACTGTGATCTACGTCTCACTACACAAACCTGAGCCAAAACTGTGA